In Mytilus edulis chromosome 7, xbMytEdul2.2, whole genome shotgun sequence, a single genomic region encodes these proteins:
- the LOC139481637 gene encoding ER degradation-enhancing alpha-mannosidase-like protein 2 codes for MSASMKCQYVAVIIVFVALFELAGSHLGKAYSKDDILKYRGKVEKMFHHAYDGYIKYAYPYDELRPLTCDGHDTWGSYSLTLIDALDTLAIMGNYTEFQRVAKLVSNMINFDIDINASVFETNIRILGGLLSAHLLFKKTGMELEPGWPCSGPLLRLAEDVARRILPAFDTQTGMPYGTVNLRHGVPKGETTVTCTAGVGTFLIEFGTLSRLTGDPVFEKVAMRALRALWNVRSPIGMVGNHVDVKTGKWTALDFGIGGGIDSYFEYLVKGGIMFNIPELLDNFHEYHAAVKKYIKRDDWYMWANMNKGGITLPMFTSLDAYWPGILSMLGDNDQAMKTLHNFHQVWKQYGFTPEYYNIPKNEAHKGREGYPLRPELIESVMYLYRATKDPFLLDIGVDIIEAIEQSTKTKCGYATVKDVNNHLLENRMESFFLAETTKYLYLLFDPDNFIHNNGSSGTVIQTPNGECVIDAGGYFFTTEAHPIDSAAVYCCSAAKKEDDAILQGMHDNLDLLSLLDILDSTETIIGEKLILKQKKEEKSQKLKGETGTIDELGKIVEENKNVMENKNIENEKIKDGKDDGIYMKNDNEKRGSSKERDIKDENVPKKNNDMDVRKDNLDNKKESLDSVTSDNIKNTNSSIQVNIDLKNPELTKSEKLESKHSQSESTDNQSKNSNTAIKELTILPKQVKQTSQTNLNSLVQLLSLLSGKEITADKKDTEWIPDVNHLYQVMQMYSNVYKVKPELMMCKAQPFHMRWSVNGEMFEEE; via the exons aGGCAAGGTAGAGAAGATGTTTCACCATGCATACGATGGCTACATAAAATATGCTTATCCTTATGATGAACTTCGACCTTTGACTTGTGATGGTCATGACACTTGGGGCAG TTATTCCTTAACACTAATAGATGCTTTAGATACTCTAGCCATCATGGGAAACTACACTGAATTTCAACGAGTTGCCAAGCTAGTATCTAACATGATCAACTTTGATATAGACATCAACGCTTCAGTATTTGAAACTAACATCAGAA TTTTAGGTGGACTACTGTCTGCTCATTTGTTGTTCAAGAAAACAGGAATGGAGTTAGAACCAGGATGGCCATGTTCGGGACCTTTATTGAGGTTAGCTGAAGATGTAGCAAGAAGAATCCTTCCTG CTTTTGATACACAGACTGGCATGCCTTATGGAACAGTTAACCTAAGACATGGTGTACCTAAAGGGGAGACAACTGTTACATGTACTGCTGGTGTGGGAACATTTCTTATTGAATTTGGAACACTTAGTCGTCTCACTGGAGATCCTGTTTTTGAAAAAGTTGCCATGAGAGCACTCAGAGCTCTTTGGAATGTTCGCTCTCCAATTGGAATG GTAGGAAACCATGTTGATGTAAAGACAGGAAAATGGACAGCTTTAGATTTTGGTATTGGTGGAGGAATAGATTCATACTTTGAATATTTGGTCAAAGGAGGCATTATGTTTAACATTCCTGAACTCCTAGATAATTTTCATG aatacCATGCAGCtgtaaagaaatatataaagagAGACGACTGGTATATGTGGGCAAACATGAacaaagggggaataactctacCTATGTTTACATCTCTAGATGCATATTGGCCTGGCATACTG AGTATGCTTGGTGACAATGATCAAGCAATGAAGACATTACATAATTTCCATCAGGTCTGGAAACAGTATGGATTTACTCCAGAATATTATAATATACCTAAAAATGAGGCTCATAAAGGCAGAGAAGGATACCCTCTCAGACCAG AGTTGATAGAAAGTGTGATGTACCTGTATAGAGCGACAAAGGATCCCTTTCTTTTGGATATAGGTGTAGATATTATAGAAGCTATAGAACAATCTACTAAAACTAAGTGTGGATATGCtaca GTTAAAGATGTCAATAACCACCTTCTTGAGAACAGGATGGAGAGTTTCTTTCTGGCAGAgacaacaaaatatttgtatctCCTATTTGACCCAGATAATTTCATTCACAATAATGGAAGTTCAGGAACTGTTATACAGACCCCCAATGGAGAGTGTGTAATTGATGCAGGAGGATATTTTTTCACCACGGAAGCTCATCCAATAGATTCTGCCGCTGTGTATTGTTGTAGTGCTGCTAAAAAAGAAGATGATGCAATACTTCAGGGAATGCATGATAATTTAGATCTTTTATCTTTGTTGGATATACTCGATTCAACTGAAACGATTATTGGAGAAAAGTTAATTTTAAAGCAAAAGAAGGaagaaaaaagtcaaaaattaaaAGGAGAAACAGGAACTATTGATGAGTTAGGGAAAATagttgaagaaaataaaaatgtaatggaaaataagaatatagaaaatgaaaagaTTAAAGATGGAAAAGATGATggtatttatatgaaaaatgataATGAGAAAAGAGGAAGTAGCAAAGAAAGAGATATAAAAGATGAAAATGTTCCAAAGAAGAACAATGATATGGATGTTAGAAAAGATAATTTAGACAATAAAAAAGAAAGTTTAGACAGTGTAACATCAGATAATATTAAAAACACAAATAGTTCAATTCAAGTGAACATTGATCTAAAAAATCCAGAATTGACTAAAAGTGAAAAATTAGAATCAAAACATTCACAAAGTGAAAGTACTGATAATCAGTCTAAAAATagtaacactgccattaaagaaTTAACAATATTACCAAAACAGGTCAAACAGACATCACAAACCAATTTAAATTCATTAGTGCAGCTTTTAAGTTTATTGTCAGGTAAAGAAATAACAGCAGATAAAAAAGATACTGAGTGGATACCAGACGTGAATCACTTATACCAAGTCATGCAAATGTATTCTAATGTTTATAAAGTCAAACCTGAACTTATGATGTGTAAGGCTCAACCTTTTCACATGAGATGGTCAGTAAATGGTGAGATGTTTGAGGAGGAATAA